Proteins found in one Planococcus citri chromosome 2, ihPlaCitr1.1, whole genome shotgun sequence genomic segment:
- the LOC135834179 gene encoding sex peptide receptor-related protein 2-like produces MSTHDDEETFCGATLLGIGNYYAKYISGYLDIPVCLIGMVLNAFNLLVFTRKNMLSPVHSIFANLAFVDFMVLLAGIPYSGILNLQRDGIVEKGWTYSGATVYMICEDIFTTFHLLSVFFTVQLAAWRYIAIAHPLKERIWCNMETTRNVMRCGYVVCISLSIPIYFSRHVEAHAHGDDSNNGQESSYITSYTDDPILRKFSFMVYAVLGTILPSVALSVFSLR; encoded by the coding sequence ATGTCAACTCATGATGATGAAGAAACATTTTGTGGAGCCACATTGCTAGGAATAGGTAATTACTACGCTAAATACATAAGTGGATACTTGGACATTCCAGTATGCTTGATTGGCATGGTTCTGAACGCATTCAATTTATTGGTGTTTACAAGAAAAAACATGTTATCACCAGTACATTCGATATTCGCCAACTTGGCGTTTGTGGACTTCATGGTTCTATTAGCGGGTATACCGTATTCCGGCATTCTCAACCTTCAACGTGATGGAATCGTCGAAAAAGGATGGACTTACAGCGGAGCGACAGTTTACATGATCTGCGAAGATATATTCACTACATTCCATCTTCTATCAGTATTCTTTACAGTGCAATTGGCTGCATGGAGATATATAGCCATAGCACATCCGTTGAAGGAACGTATTTGGTGTAATATGGAGACTACAAGAAATGTGATGAGATGTGGTTACGTGGTGTGCATTTCGCTAAGTATACCGATATATTTTTCGCGTCATGTTGAAGCTCACGCCCACGGTGACGACAGTAATAATGGTCAGGAATCGAGTTACATAACATCTTACACAGATGATCCTATCCTgcgcaaattttcatttatggtGTATGCAGTATTGGGCACAATATTGCCCTCAGTTGCTCTATCGGTCTTCAGTTTGAGGTGA